The region CCACAGAGGGCAACGAGTCGTTTATCGACATTAATAGCAATGGCCTTTTCGATGTAGGAACAGACCTCTTTGCGGCAAATGGAAACTGCGCCCCGAGCGTCCCAAGATCCTATATCCCACCCGCGCCCATTGACCAAGCATGCGATGACCTTGGACCATCTTATCTGGATACCAACTTCAATGGCACCATGGAAAATGATGAAATCGTGCGCGACCCCACAGAGAGAAACAACCTCTACAACGGAATTCTGTGCCGCTCTGAGGATCATGAAGCGGGCCTCTGTAGCCGGGAGGGCATCACTATTCGAGAGAGCACTATGCTGGTTATGGCCAGCCCATGGAGCAACCCGCTCATCCCGGGCTTGCCGTCGAGCGTAGAGTTGGGGCTTAATGAATCGGCTCGATATGACCTCATAATCGCAGACGAAAATGGAAACGGCATGCCCGCTGGCACACAAATCGAAATTAATGAAGAGTTTGCGGAGAATGTCACCTTCACTTTGAGCCGAGATACCCTGGGCGAATCTTCTGAACCGTCGAGAGTCTCGCTTCAATTGAAAGCCGATGACACTGAATCTGTTACAGGGTCGTTCGTTCTAAGTATTACCTATGAGGGTGCTCAGACCAACTACGGTCCGATTGAAATCACAGCGCCGTAATATATTTGCCTGACCGCCGGTGGCCCCCCACCGGCTACCACTTACAGCCCGCGACTTTCCTTAATTTCTTCATGTATATCAGACATGACGCGGGGCCAAGGTCCCGCCTTCCTCTGCTCTTCAGGTAAGTCTCTGATGGCCTCTCTGGCCGACTCAGTGCCTGAATAGCGACCGGTTACCACCACAAACCAGGGTTTCCCCTGACGGCGGGTTTCGAAGCTCAGGAGCTGTTCCCGGTTGGGCTGCGCCTCAATATAGCGATCCACCGATGCCCGGGAGCTGGCACCCAGGAGTTGCAGGGTGTACTCCGAAGCGCGCCAGGAGAGCAGCACCTGCTCATCTTCCGGGATGTCGGGCAAGCTGGAAGCCTGAGCAACGGTCGACTCTTCCGAAGGGGGTTGCTCAGCCGGCGTTTCCGCCTGGGCCGCTGGCGCCGATACTTCCTCGGGCTCAGACGCTTCGTCAGGCTGTGGGGTTTCCGGACGCTCCTCGACCGACGGTTCGGGGGACAACAATTCCGGTTGCGCCCGCTCTGGCGTGACCGGTGTTGGTGTCTGGGTGGTTTCCGCAGAAGGCTCTGGCCCTGTGCGGTTGGACGCCTCGTTGTTGGACGACAGCGTCAGGGTCTGGGTTTCTCTCGACTCGGGTAGCCGTGTTGTGGATTCACGCTCTGCGGTTTCGGAATCGCCCTGGTAGATAAACACCATCAGCAACACACCGAGCAGCACGGCAATCACCACGATGTGCACCAGCGGCAGGGCATTGCGACGCGTACCCGGCATGCCCGAGCTGGCGCGTGCCGAGACCGACTCAAGCAACCAGCGACGGGCCTGCTCGTGCAACCGCGGCAGCCGCCCCTCGGCGCGACGCCACCAGGGCTCAACCTTTTCCTCGGTGAACAGCTCCGGCCCCATATAGTCGGCCATCTCCATGCGGAAATTGAGGTAATCGGTGGCTTCCTCAAGGGAGAATGGCGAAAGTTCAAAGTCGTGGATCAGCACGTCGTGCATATTGAACTGATCCAGGCGCGACACCATCTCGGAGTCAGCAAACAGTACGATGTGCAGGCGCCGACCGGTGGAATCCTGCCCCTGCAGCAGACTGATCAGGGCGCCGAGTGTTTTCTCGTCCAGGTGGTGGGCATCATCGATGATCGTCAGCGCCAGGCGGTCCTCTTCGTCCGCTACCTGGGCGAAATGACGCAGCGCGGCCAACAGGCGTCCTACTGAGGGGTTTTCGTCCACCGAGAGGGCAAAGTGCCGGGCCATCTGCCCCAGCACCGCTTCGGCGCCCGCGCCGGGCTCGGCGGCGAGCAGGCAGATTTCATCGTCAAATTGGAAGCTGTTGGCCAATTCAAGGGCAACGCGACTTTTACCCACGCCGGGCTTGCCCAACACCGCCAGCAAGCTGGCGCTGAACTGACACAGATGCTGCAGTTGTTCCAGCAGGGCGCGTCGGCCACCCCCCCCAAAAAACGCAAACTCCGGATCGTTTCGGAAGGGGTCTTCACTCAAACCATAATATTGACGATAGTCCGCCACAGGGGAATCCGGGATGGCCGACTGAGCCGCGACGCCGTCTTGATCCGAGCTGTCTGTTGGGCCGGTATTCATAAACGCTCTCCCGGAAAGGGTGTTCGCTAGGCGCCCGGTGGCGCCGTGTTTTCATCCGCCCGACAAGCCGCGAATGTCTCCTGTAACAGGTCCTGCTCGATATCGCTGGTAATCAGCGCTTCGCCAAGCCTGCTCAGCAGTACCAACCGAAGCCGACCATCGAGCACTTTTTTGTCGACGCCCATCAGTTGCAGGAAATCCTCCGGCGTCATACT is a window of Marinimicrobium sp. C6131 DNA encoding:
- a CDS encoding SPOR domain-containing protein, which translates into the protein MNTGPTDSSDQDGVAAQSAIPDSPVADYRQYYGLSEDPFRNDPEFAFFGGGGRRALLEQLQHLCQFSASLLAVLGKPGVGKSRVALELANSFQFDDEICLLAAEPGAGAEAVLGQMARHFALSVDENPSVGRLLAALRHFAQVADEEDRLALTIIDDAHHLDEKTLGALISLLQGQDSTGRRLHIVLFADSEMVSRLDQFNMHDVLIHDFELSPFSLEEATDYLNFRMEMADYMGPELFTEEKVEPWWRRAEGRLPRLHEQARRWLLESVSARASSGMPGTRRNALPLVHIVVIAVLLGVLLMVFIYQGDSETAERESTTRLPESRETQTLTLSSNNEASNRTGPEPSAETTQTPTPVTPERAQPELLSPEPSVEERPETPQPDEASEPEEVSAPAAQAETPAEQPPSEESTVAQASSLPDIPEDEQVLLSWRASEYTLQLLGASSRASVDRYIEAQPNREQLLSFETRRQGKPWFVVVTGRYSGTESAREAIRDLPEEQRKAGPWPRVMSDIHEEIKESRGL